The genomic segment TCACCGACCCCTCCGGGGTGTCGCTCGGTTCCCTGGCCCGGCAGGGCCCCTCCGACATCGTCCTGGCCGATGGCACGGGCACGCCGCTGGGGCGCCTCGGCGACCTCGCCCCGCTGCGGGTCGGTGCCCTGGCCACACGGGACGGCCGAAGGGTCCGCCGGGATGTCCTGCGACTGCACCCGGACCTCGGCTCACCGGCTCGACAGCTCGCGATCGCCGCGGCGTTGGCCTGGGACATCGTGCACAACCGGGGTACCACGAAACCGTCCGGATCCGCGTGGCCCGCCGGCTGAGCACGACGTCACCTCACCAGCCGCGGCGCAGGATCGAGCCGCCCTCCTCGTCGTCACCCTGTGCCGCACCGATGATGTCGTCGGGATCCTGTCCCTCGCGCAGCTCCTGATGGGCACGGGCGAGGTCGGGCAGCGCTGCGGCCATGGCCGCCTGCACTCCCTCGTCGTCGAGTGCGCGGCCGGAGGAGATGTCCGACCACGTGAGTTCACCCTCCTTGATCCGCGAGACCAGGTCCTTCAACTCACGAGGAGCCCGGGCGCTCTCCGCATGCCGCTCGATGGCGGCGAGGTCCTGCTCGGACAGTCCCGACGAGCGGACCTCCACCCGGTTCGCTTCCGAAGCCGCCCGGTCCACTGCGACGAGCTTCGCGTCCACGTCGGCGACCAGCGCGTCCAGCCGGTCCCGGTCGTAGAAGGTCATGGCGTGCCTCCGGTGTTTCCGGTGTTCGAGGACGGAGCGGGCGGGGACGACGGCGTGGTGGGCGTGCCGGGCGACGCGGGATAACGCCCGGTCGCGGAGTTGACGGCGCCGTTCAGCTTGTAGCCGTTCATCGCGACGCCGAAAGCGCCCGACTTGGCCGCGCTGAGCCCGTTGGCGTAGGTCTCCTGGCCCTGCTGGTAGGAGTCCAGCACGTCGAGCGCGTCGTTGACGTCCCGGATGTCCTTGATCTTCATCAGCGCGGTGCCCATGCCCACGATCCCGTCGACCATGCCCTGCACGCCCTCGATCAGCGTCTGGATCGAGATGATGATCTTGCGGATGGCGTCGACGATCTGGACGGCGTCGTAGACCATCCAGACCGCCTTGCCCCAGCCCACCACGGGAATCCACGCGGTCATGGCGGCTTCCAGGAGCTTGGTGACGAGCTTGTCGAGCAGCGACAAGGCGATACTCGTCGCCGTCCGGCACGTGTTCGCCATGCTC from the Saccharomonospora azurea NA-128 genome contains:
- a CDS encoding WXG100 family type VII secretion target, translated to MTAYADVEDPAAALSAAADDRPGRQSTKELIEKAGWKIQGVNWIYEKVTGENLVESLINPLLGDFEKIDANANAWDQVSKALDSVRRNLDAGVDQLGEYWQGDGASSFARRMDSMWALAIEADSQVARMIGDRFKSMANTCRTATSIALSLLDKLVTKLLEAAMTAWIPVVGWGKAVWMVYDAVQIVDAIRKIIISIQTLIEGVQGMVDGIVGMGTALMKIKDIRDVNDALDVLDSYQQGQETYANGLSAAKSGAFGVAMNGYKLNGAVNSATGRYPASPGTPTTPSSPPAPSSNTGNTGGTP